The Sinomicrobium kalidii genome contains a region encoding:
- a CDS encoding Crp/Fnr family transcriptional regulator produces the protein MMDKEHRLFAHAKKFSPLTEEDWQASFPFFETLSFRKKEHLAQGGSPNHKIYFVTSGCLQQYFIDNRGISRTVQFAIEHWWIGDFLTFQQGQNSDFYIQAVENTEVCGISGENYGQLLEKFPVWEVYFRQIYQIAYGAALNRVKYLYGFSKEEIYFHFIEQFPEFAQRVPQYLIASFLGLTPEYVSEIRKNRY, from the coding sequence ATGATGGACAAGGAACACCGGTTATTTGCCCACGCCAAAAAGTTTTCGCCTTTAACGGAGGAAGACTGGCAAGCCTCTTTTCCCTTTTTCGAAACCCTTTCGTTCAGGAAAAAGGAACACCTCGCGCAGGGAGGAAGCCCGAATCATAAGATATATTTCGTGACATCGGGTTGCCTCCAGCAGTATTTTATTGATAACAGGGGGATCTCCCGCACCGTACAGTTTGCCATAGAACATTGGTGGATAGGGGATTTCCTGACGTTTCAGCAGGGACAAAACAGTGACTTTTACATTCAGGCCGTTGAAAATACCGAGGTGTGTGGTATCTCGGGAGAAAATTACGGGCAACTCCTGGAAAAATTCCCGGTCTGGGAAGTGTATTTCCGGCAGATATATCAAATTGCCTACGGAGCCGCCCTGAACCGGGTGAAGTACCTCTATGGTTTTTCCAAGGAAGAGATCTATTTTCACTTTATCGAACAGTTTCCCGAATTTGCCCAGCGCGTACCCCAGTACCTCATTGCTTCGTTTTTGGGATTGACACCGGAGTACGTAAGTGAAATACGTAAAAACCGTTATTAA
- a CDS encoding DJ-1/PfpI family protein, protein MIARITFIFITAFLCSCQQNTDKKGTQNHTAATRKTETDTSASCSPKSSNNMADGHNTFYKADTGALSENLKPIDPDLPVIGILLFDKVLTTELTAPMDVFTKPDRDGEPLFNVIIIAESYKAYVSEEGLKMFPDYILSNAPELDIIIVPSAYEMEAQVENREIVRFIKQQNENTDYTMSNCAGAHLIGASGIADGKKIVTYIGGGGHLQENYPELKVQDDSKISYVEDGKFLSSNGNLASYISALELLEKMAGKDQRAYVESHLYLDRLQNWKK, encoded by the coding sequence ATGATAGCGCGAATTACATTCATCTTCATAACTGCCTTTTTATGCAGTTGTCAGCAGAATACCGACAAAAAGGGAACGCAAAACCACACTGCCGCCACCCGGAAAACGGAAACGGACACATCGGCAAGTTGCAGTCCGAAAAGTTCAAATAATATGGCGGACGGACACAATACATTTTATAAAGCCGATACCGGGGCATTGTCGGAAAACCTCAAACCGATCGACCCGGACCTCCCGGTTATCGGGATTTTACTGTTCGATAAGGTGTTGACCACGGAACTTACCGCACCGATGGATGTCTTCACAAAACCCGACAGGGATGGGGAGCCCTTATTTAATGTCATTATCATAGCAGAGTCTTATAAGGCCTATGTAAGTGAAGAGGGATTGAAAATGTTCCCCGATTACATATTATCGAATGCCCCGGAACTGGATATTATAATCGTACCGAGTGCCTATGAAATGGAAGCCCAGGTAGAAAACCGGGAAATAGTACGGTTTATAAAACAACAGAACGAAAATACCGATTATACGATGAGCAACTGCGCCGGGGCACATCTCATCGGAGCCTCCGGAATTGCCGACGGGAAGAAAATTGTGACTTACATCGGCGGCGGTGGCCATTTGCAGGAAAACTATCCCGAACTTAAAGTCCAGGACGATTCGAAAATAAGCTATGTCGAAGACGGTAAGTTCTTGTCGTCCAACGGCAACCTGGCCTCCTATATTTCCGCACTGGAACTGCTGGAAAAAATGGCCGGCAAGGACCAGAGAGCCTATGTAGAATCCCATTTGTACCTGGACAGGCTTCAAAACTGGAAAAAATAG
- a CDS encoding carboxymuconolactone decarboxylase family protein → MEKRVQINTAEPKAYKALGELMKYVKTCDLDSVHTELINIRASQINGCAFCLDMHTRDALKQGEKDQRIFVLSAWRETDFFSEEEQVILRMTEEITLISQQGLSSETYQKAAALFDEHYISKIIMAIVTINTLNRIAISTHKPIVS, encoded by the coding sequence ATGGAAAAACGCGTTCAGATCAATACTGCCGAACCCAAAGCTTATAAAGCACTGGGCGAATTGATGAAATACGTAAAAACCTGCGACCTTGACTCTGTACATACGGAGCTCATCAATATCAGGGCTTCACAAATAAACGGTTGTGCTTTCTGCCTTGATATGCATACCAGGGATGCGTTGAAGCAGGGAGAGAAAGACCAGAGGATCTTTGTGTTATCCGCCTGGAGGGAAACCGATTTCTTTTCAGAAGAGGAACAGGTTATCCTCCGGATGACCGAAGAGATCACTCTTATTTCACAACAAGGATTGTCATCCGAAACTTATCAAAAGGCTGCAGCCCTCTTTGATGAACATTATATTTCCAAAATCATAATGGCCATTGTTACCATAAACACCCTGAACCGGATCGCCATAAGCACACATAAGCCGATTGTTTCGTAA
- a CDS encoding cytochrome-c peroxidase, with the protein MKQSITLIAIIILTGGILAFTRQPPQEKYIPVNELRALYSSGDQSRWPEPFLDSTVAPGFEDIGSLPEMSFPQDNPYSETKKELGKLLFFDPRLSGSKQIACASCHDSEIGWGDGRRFSYGHNRQLGVRNSMTLFNVGYADSLFWDGRAASLEEQIHFPLKDTLEMHSDQQIAVRHIRDIRGYGTWFQKAFGDTLVTFERIKKALATFERTIVSESTRFDRFIQGESDRLSDREVLGLHLFRTKARCINCHNTPLFSDNEFHNTGLTYYGRKYEDLGRYDHTGKKEDVGRFRTGSLREIAVTGPYMHNGLFPHLRGVINLYNAGMPHPKRKAHQLNDSLFPQTSPLLQKLHLTDKEKLALRAFLFTLTSRQRREAPPELPQ; encoded by the coding sequence ATGAAACAAAGCATAACACTCATAGCCATTATTATCCTTACCGGGGGTATCCTGGCCTTTACCAGGCAGCCTCCGCAGGAAAAATATATCCCCGTCAATGAATTAAGGGCCCTGTACAGCAGCGGTGACCAATCCCGGTGGCCGGAACCGTTCCTGGACAGCACGGTAGCTCCCGGCTTCGAAGACATTGGCTCGCTACCGGAGATGAGTTTCCCGCAGGACAACCCGTATTCCGAGACTAAAAAGGAACTGGGAAAATTGTTGTTTTTCGATCCGCGATTGTCCGGTTCCAAACAAATAGCCTGCGCGTCCTGTCACGATTCCGAGATCGGCTGGGGCGACGGGAGAAGGTTTTCTTACGGGCATAACAGGCAACTGGGCGTCCGTAATTCCATGACCCTGTTTAATGTGGGCTATGCAGACAGCCTGTTCTGGGACGGAAGAGCGGCATCGCTGGAAGAACAGATCCACTTTCCCCTTAAGGATACCCTTGAAATGCATTCCGACCAGCAGATCGCCGTACGTCATATCCGGGATATCAGGGGTTACGGAACATGGTTTCAAAAAGCTTTCGGTGACACTTTGGTCACCTTTGAACGCATAAAAAAGGCGTTGGCGACCTTTGAAAGAACCATTGTAAGCGAAAGTACCCGGTTTGACCGGTTCATCCAGGGAGAATCCGACCGCCTTTCCGACCGGGAAGTCCTGGGACTGCACCTGTTCCGTACCAAGGCCAGGTGCATCAACTGCCATAACACGCCCCTGTTCTCCGACAATGAATTCCACAATACCGGGCTTACGTATTACGGTCGTAAATACGAAGACCTCGGCAGGTATGACCATACCGGGAAAAAAGAGGATGTGGGCAGGTTTCGTACGGGTTCGCTGAGAGAGATCGCCGTAACCGGGCCCTATATGCACAACGGGCTTTTCCCCCATCTCCGGGGCGTTATCAACCTCTACAATGCCGGAATGCCGCACCCGAAGCGGAAAGCGCACCAGTTAAACGATTCCCTCTTCCCGCAAACATCCCCCCTTTTGCAGAAATTACACCTCACGGATAAAGAAAAGCTGGCATTGCGGGCCTTCCTGTTTACACTGACCTCCAGGCAGCGACGGGAAGCCCCGCCGGAACTGCCACAATAG
- a CDS encoding DUF6850 family outer membrane beta-barrel protein → MKKSILLLSLLLFTGSLYAQQDSIALNRAGFYAPFQEKLWETPVIWRGLPLTDFTSTGLYAGYKKQDFRRTQSPREKALVGFDTHGIYNAKNDILLFGGMSAERSYEKSIPYNLTSERTDEEIVLSPHYYLAERAANWENQHYKVRAGLSATLFKNITIAPKVYYRVQKFFRTSDPRPEITYHHYSGELQLGYTLSRHTFYALASLGRRTQKNDIDYVNDLGRIDSDAAMRFSVGYGRIIRDPIPNETSSIKEKIFLEQSLEKYGLGYAYTLKDGVLNLNYRFRETLEDLYESSNLTDLEEKLFRFRVKEHKTDITFLKYADDISYTLEGSYTSTTADNYSLISPVGQNFRQEREQLSLSGGILSRNGERTVYDIRSGITFNDHQIRDFVASVDKKVSSLEISFKADRDLCQTEKTTWNSGIFTLWYIPVTESLDTPSDRNTFMENIILPDQDYDASSRLDAGINVSCTIQAGNGKNIKIYARGYNRFITDRSETYAPSPLSQGSNFGLNGGIQFNY, encoded by the coding sequence ATGAAAAAGAGCATTCTACTTTTATCCTTATTGTTGTTTACGGGAAGCCTTTATGCCCAACAGGACAGTATTGCACTGAACCGGGCCGGATTCTATGCTCCTTTTCAGGAAAAACTGTGGGAAACCCCCGTGATATGGCGGGGGCTTCCTTTAACGGATTTCACCAGTACCGGGCTGTACGCCGGCTATAAAAAACAGGATTTCAGGCGTACGCAATCCCCGCGGGAAAAAGCCCTGGTGGGCTTTGACACACACGGAATTTACAACGCAAAAAACGATATCCTGCTCTTCGGGGGAATGTCGGCCGAACGCTCATACGAAAAAAGCATCCCCTACAACCTCACCTCCGAACGCACCGATGAAGAGATTGTGCTTTCGCCCCACTATTACCTGGCGGAAAGAGCGGCCAACTGGGAAAACCAGCACTATAAGGTCAGGGCGGGACTGTCTGCCACCCTGTTCAAAAATATAACTATCGCCCCCAAGGTGTATTACCGGGTGCAGAAGTTTTTCCGCACTTCCGACCCGAGACCGGAGATCACTTATCACCATTACAGCGGCGAACTGCAACTGGGCTATACCCTGAGCAGACATACATTTTATGCCCTGGCATCACTGGGCCGGCGGACACAAAAAAACGATATTGACTATGTAAACGACCTCGGCCGGATCGATTCGGACGCCGCCATGCGATTTTCCGTTGGCTACGGGCGTATCATAAGGGACCCGATTCCCAATGAAACAAGCAGCATAAAAGAGAAAATATTCCTGGAACAATCCCTGGAAAAATACGGCCTGGGATATGCATATACGCTAAAGGACGGTGTACTGAACCTCAACTACCGTTTCCGTGAGACCCTGGAAGACCTTTACGAAAGTTCCAACCTGACTGACCTGGAAGAAAAACTGTTCCGGTTCCGGGTAAAGGAACACAAAACCGATATCACCTTCCTGAAATATGCAGACGATATTTCCTATACCCTGGAAGGGAGTTATACCAGTACCACAGCAGACAATTACAGCCTGATATCACCCGTAGGGCAGAATTTCAGGCAGGAACGGGAACAGCTATCCCTGTCGGGCGGAATATTGTCCCGGAACGGGGAAAGAACGGTTTATGACATCCGTTCCGGCATTACATTCAATGATCATCAGATCAGGGACTTTGTAGCTTCCGTCGATAAAAAAGTCAGTTCGCTCGAAATTTCATTCAAAGCCGACCGCGACCTGTGCCAAACGGAGAAAACCACCTGGAATTCCGGTATTTTCACCTTGTGGTATATACCGGTAACGGAAAGTTTGGATACGCCCTCCGACAGGAACACATTTATGGAGAACATCATCCTGCCCGACCAGGATTATGACGCTTCTTCCCGTCTGGATGCCGGAATAAACGTATCCTGCACCATACAGGCAGGCAACGGTAAGAACATAAAAATATACGCCCGGGGATATAACCGGTTTATTACGGACAGATCGGAAACCTATGCCCCCTCCCCGTTGTCGCAGGGGAGCAATTTCGGGCTTAACGGGGGAATACAGTTCAATTACTGA
- a CDS encoding DUF4876 domain-containing protein has translation MKKFLFLCSLTLSLIFTACSNDDDLGGEVLQPVSFTVNLAYTEDFGGDPANGVTVTLTETSTAQVYTGESNAKGVVFFEAVQPGTYDLSATISFTGETFEARFGFSSEQEAVNFNGGQEKVVINENTAAASVELKTSRVGDLLIKQIYYAGSDTKDGAVFRDQFIEIYNNSNEVIYADGLYVAQLYGEAALRTPLEDYHQPNGQYDWSQSIDMNNDPAANTDYVYADFIFRVPGSGEEYPIEPGESIIIAQTAVNHKENYIDNDGDMIEINNPDLTVDLSNADFEVYVGNGFGSDIQTPVTDMEIAYFRGGNDMVFDTNGRDGFAIFRTDEEIDTYPLFRNPDEDADNEPKYKQIPNSLLIDAVDITREDQSTPKKLQAEFDATSIFCPAGRFSSQSVIRKTKTTIAGRIVLEDTNNSEADFTVLEKATPRGFAE, from the coding sequence ATGAAAAAATTTCTATTCTTATGCAGCTTAACGCTTAGCCTGATCTTTACGGCTTGCAGTAATGATGATGACCTCGGGGGCGAAGTCCTTCAACCCGTAAGCTTTACGGTAAACCTCGCCTATACCGAAGATTTCGGCGGAGACCCGGCAAACGGGGTTACGGTAACGCTTACCGAGACCTCCACCGCCCAGGTCTATACCGGGGAATCGAACGCCAAAGGCGTCGTGTTTTTCGAAGCCGTTCAACCCGGTACGTATGACCTTTCGGCCACTATTTCCTTTACGGGAGAAACCTTTGAAGCCCGATTCGGCTTTTCTTCGGAACAGGAAGCGGTCAACTTTAACGGCGGACAGGAAAAAGTGGTCATAAACGAAAACACGGCCGCAGCCTCCGTGGAGCTCAAAACCTCAAGAGTGGGCGACCTTCTTATCAAACAGATCTATTATGCCGGGTCCGATACCAAAGACGGAGCCGTGTTCCGGGACCAGTTCATCGAGATTTACAACAACTCCAATGAAGTGATCTATGCCGACGGACTTTACGTGGCACAATTATACGGCGAAGCCGCCCTCAGAACGCCTTTGGAAGACTATCACCAACCCAACGGACAGTACGACTGGAGTCAGTCCATAGACATGAACAACGATCCCGCTGCCAATACGGATTACGTATATGCCGACTTTATATTCCGGGTGCCCGGAAGCGGGGAAGAATACCCTATTGAACCGGGTGAGAGCATTATCATTGCACAAACCGCCGTAAACCACAAGGAAAACTATATCGATAACGACGGCGACATGATCGAGATCAACAACCCCGACCTTACCGTAGACCTCAGCAATGCCGATTTCGAGGTATATGTAGGCAACGGGTTCGGATCGGATATACAGACCCCGGTAACGGATATGGAGATCGCCTATTTCAGGGGCGGTAATGATATGGTCTTCGACACCAACGGACGAGACGGTTTTGCCATTTTCCGTACGGACGAAGAGATCGATACCTACCCGCTTTTCAGGAATCCGGACGAAGATGCGGACAACGAACCCAAGTATAAGCAGATCCCGAATTCCTTACTTATCGACGCCGTGGACATTACAAGGGAAGACCAGAGCACCCCCAAAAAACTGCAGGCCGAATTTGACGCCACCAGTATATTTTGCCCGGCCGGACGGTTTTCATCCCAATCGGTGATCCGGAAAACCAAAACCACTATCGCAGGAAGGATCGTATTAGAGGATACCAACAATTCGGAAGCCGATTTTACCGTACTTGAAAAAGCAACCCCACGCGGGTTTGCAGAATAA
- a CDS encoding TonB-dependent receptor yields the protein MNYTLPCLLIFLAICLPVRAQQLVSGTLLDDTTEQPLEGVSIVDRKTGEWTLSLENGTFEIQADPEDFELHFKILGKEELVYTPENLDHFDDLTIYLRDHNLRLDEVVLVSDTKRFSEITLEKEALDESQAFSVYEVLQQLPGQSVSEFQPNGFKNMIFRTADVEEDLGRATNNEAFGNKAFGTAILINDIPMSNNENMQSYVSNPDNIFHPSFIGFNINNGAASSSVTNANFGVDLREIPTSTIEKIEVIQGIPSVKYGDLTSGVVNIETRAGETPYMASVSLQDGTTQFNFGKGFRLSEKMGVLNVNFDFLNADADPRNRLDVFNRYNFGMVWSISNPLKTVKNTLNLGYNYKKDNAKLDPDDKKEQKTNSRSRGISLKNNFKWKPEKAWADHLSLNFSLNYTEQFSHTSGLINNAPKIIPLSMEEGVSVPAFTPTQYREVREVDGKPISGFIDLGLEKSLETANRWKHHILIGASLRYSDNLGKGRIADAGSFDTALGIKTGNGGSGRGFRPYDFSEEVRAQLQYGFYLQDDISRNWDNKTLVLSSGIRYDIQNGYSTLSPRVNASFSVNDIRFRGGAGLTSKAPSLNMVYTGLRYHDTALNLTPGTDKETFAELMPDGRRFALLYTDISEGDNTELKPSRGFRSEVGIDYNSAFAKWSLTGYYNRLYDGFTTEQYWLTSQFPVVEINRNTVPYEYAINGYAPGEYFGLNRQVNGYESTDKGIELMANFKKIPSLGLQFGINGAYVQTESSNSIPGTVISSRFYAPVAPRKRWGVFKGAVSESELFRLGANIRYHLSDIGLLISLRSEHFFIDKTYTPASNRYPYAYMDTGFNISPIPQEDQTDADRYGDIFNRDAWGEELINDVNTAYHNFHLRISKDFLNGFRFDFYVSNFLNLKPTYVDNDGDVNDIKITPLAFGSKISYQF from the coding sequence ATGAACTATACTTTACCCTGTTTACTTATCTTTCTCGCCATATGTCTGCCGGTCCGGGCGCAACAACTCGTTAGCGGGACCCTGCTCGACGACACTACCGAACAGCCCCTGGAAGGGGTCAGTATCGTAGACCGCAAAACCGGGGAATGGACGCTGTCGCTCGAAAACGGTACCTTCGAAATTCAGGCGGACCCCGAAGATTTCGAATTACACTTTAAGATCCTCGGTAAGGAGGAACTCGTTTACACCCCGGAAAATCTGGACCATTTTGACGACCTCACCATTTACCTGCGCGACCATAACCTCCGCCTGGACGAAGTGGTCCTTGTTTCCGATACCAAAAGGTTTTCAGAAATCACCCTGGAAAAGGAAGCCCTGGACGAATCCCAGGCCTTTTCCGTATACGAAGTGCTGCAACAATTACCCGGGCAGTCCGTCTCGGAATTCCAGCCCAACGGTTTTAAGAATATGATATTCCGTACGGCAGACGTGGAAGAAGATCTTGGCAGGGCAACCAACAACGAAGCCTTCGGGAACAAGGCTTTCGGAACGGCCATCCTTATCAACGACATTCCCATGTCCAATAACGAGAACATGCAAAGCTATGTCTCCAACCCGGATAATATTTTTCATCCTTCTTTTATTGGATTTAATATAAATAACGGGGCAGCCTCCTCCTCTGTTACCAATGCCAATTTCGGGGTGGACCTCCGGGAGATCCCCACTTCCACCATTGAAAAAATAGAGGTCATACAGGGCATTCCTTCGGTAAAATACGGCGACCTCACCTCCGGGGTGGTAAACATAGAGACCAGGGCGGGTGAAACGCCCTACATGGCATCCGTATCCCTTCAGGACGGGACCACGCAGTTCAATTTCGGTAAAGGTTTCCGACTTAGTGAAAAAATGGGAGTCCTTAATGTTAATTTCGATTTCCTCAATGCCGATGCCGACCCCCGCAACCGGCTCGACGTTTTTAACCGCTACAATTTCGGGATGGTATGGAGCATTTCCAATCCCCTGAAAACTGTTAAAAACACCCTGAACCTCGGCTACAATTATAAAAAAGACAATGCCAAGCTCGACCCGGACGACAAAAAAGAACAAAAGACTAACAGCAGGTCCCGCGGGATCTCGCTCAAAAACAATTTTAAATGGAAACCGGAAAAGGCCTGGGCCGACCACCTTTCGTTAAACTTCAGCCTGAATTATACCGAGCAGTTTTCCCATACTTCAGGACTTATTAACAATGCTCCGAAAATTATTCCCCTCAGTATGGAAGAAGGGGTTTCCGTACCGGCCTTTACCCCCACCCAATACCGTGAGGTCAGGGAAGTTGACGGGAAACCCATAAGCGGATTTATAGACCTCGGCCTGGAAAAATCGCTGGAAACCGCCAACCGGTGGAAACACCATATCCTAATCGGTGCTTCCCTCAGGTACAGCGATAACCTGGGAAAAGGCCGGATCGCCGATGCCGGTTCTTTTGACACGGCACTGGGTATAAAAACCGGAAACGGCGGCTCGGGGAGAGGCTTCCGTCCCTATGACTTTTCGGAAGAAGTACGGGCCCAGCTGCAATACGGGTTTTACCTGCAGGATGATATTTCCCGGAACTGGGACAACAAGACCCTGGTGCTGTCCTCCGGTATCCGCTACGATATCCAGAACGGCTATTCCACCCTGTCGCCCAGGGTAAACGCCTCATTTTCGGTAAATGACATCAGGTTCCGGGGAGGAGCGGGACTCACCTCAAAAGCCCCTTCGCTCAATATGGTATATACCGGGCTGAGATATCACGACACCGCCCTGAACCTTACACCCGGTACCGACAAAGAGACCTTTGCGGAACTCATGCCGGACGGCCGCCGTTTTGCCCTGCTCTATACCGATATTTCGGAAGGTGACAATACAGAACTAAAACCATCGCGAGGTTTCCGGAGTGAGGTGGGGATCGATTACAATTCCGCTTTTGCAAAGTGGAGCCTTACCGGCTATTACAACCGCCTTTATGACGGGTTTACAACAGAACAGTACTGGCTTACTTCTCAATTCCCGGTAGTGGAAATCAACCGGAATACCGTGCCTTATGAATACGCGATCAACGGTTATGCCCCGGGTGAGTATTTTGGCCTCAACAGGCAGGTCAACGGCTACGAATCTACGGATAAAGGGATTGAGCTTATGGCCAACTTTAAAAAGATCCCTTCGCTGGGACTACAGTTCGGGATCAACGGGGCTTATGTACAGACCGAGAGCAGCAACAGTATTCCCGGCACTGTAATAAGTTCAAGGTTTTACGCTCCCGTAGCGCCCAGGAAACGGTGGGGCGTCTTTAAAGGTGCGGTTTCCGAATCCGAGCTGTTCCGGCTGGGGGCCAATATCCGGTATCATCTTTCCGACATCGGGTTGCTGATCTCCCTGCGTTCCGAACACTTTTTTATCGATAAAACATATACCCCGGCAAGCAACAGATACCCCTATGCCTATATGGACACCGGGTTCAATATTAGCCCGATCCCGCAGGAAGACCAGACCGATGCCGACCGCTACGGAGACATTTTCAACAGGGACGCCTGGGGCGAAGAGCTCATCAACGACGTCAACACCGCATACCACAATTTTCACCTCAGGATATCCAAGGATTTTCTCAACGGTTTCCGCTTTGACTTTTACGTCAGCAACTTCCTGAACCTCAAACCTACTTATGTGGATAACGACGGGGATGTAAACGATATTAAAATAACCCCGTTGGCATTCGGAAGTAAAATAAGTTATCAATTCTAA
- a CDS encoding helix-turn-helix transcriptional regulator gives MDVLHIDINTRAQTAFSFGTTVTTRNPCGITTSRTVFETSPVKGWHEEMQMEDFKIIQARMKFSEKPGISFNYSGKAVEMLFILKGSFNVHFNLPETRHGLSKHTHNLLYCDNTHGIFEPAHKELHFICIRLRPEFFEKFLPAEKSFHTFRTAISNRRTGYFNNVNYPVSPQMHVLLRDILKTDRERHYLKIFLHARVLELLFLQIEQYGNTPLNTQNRLSPSDRDKIYQARDYLLKNYGQKITLNGLAKKIGTNEFLLKNGFKTVFGTTVFGCIHHLRMTRAKQLLLEQKLTVSQVSDIAGYKNPQHFSTAFKKKFGMVPSKFKNG, from the coding sequence ATGGACGTGCTGCACATAGATATAAACACCCGGGCACAAACAGCCTTTAGCTTCGGCACTACGGTAACCACCAGGAACCCGTGCGGCATTACCACCTCACGTACGGTCTTTGAAACCTCTCCCGTAAAAGGATGGCACGAAGAAATGCAGATGGAGGATTTTAAAATAATACAGGCCAGGATGAAGTTTAGCGAAAAACCCGGAATCAGCTTCAATTATTCGGGTAAAGCCGTTGAAATGCTCTTTATCCTGAAAGGTTCCTTTAATGTCCATTTCAATCTGCCGGAAACCCGTCATGGTCTCAGCAAACATACCCATAACCTGTTGTATTGCGACAATACACACGGTATTTTCGAACCGGCCCATAAAGAATTACATTTTATATGCATACGGCTCCGTCCCGAGTTTTTTGAGAAATTCCTGCCCGCAGAAAAGAGTTTCCATACGTTCCGGACAGCGATCAGCAACCGTCGTACGGGCTACTTCAACAATGTCAATTACCCTGTTTCGCCACAAATGCACGTTCTTCTCCGCGATATCCTGAAAACCGACCGGGAAAGACATTACCTCAAGATATTCCTTCACGCCAGGGTACTGGAACTGCTTTTCCTGCAAATCGAACAATACGGCAACACCCCGCTGAACACCCAAAACCGCCTTTCCCCTTCCGACAGGGACAAAATATACCAGGCCCGTGATTACCTTCTTAAAAATTACGGACAGAAGATCACGCTGAACGGACTGGCAAAAAAGATCGGCACCAACGAATTCCTGTTAAAGAACGGGTTCAAAACGGTTTTCGGGACTACGGTATTCGGCTGTATCCATCATTTGCGGATGACCAGGGCCAAACAACTGCTCCTGGAACAAAAGCTGACGGTAAGCCAGGTTTCCGATATTGCAGGGTACAAAAACCCGCAGCACTTTTCAACGGCATTCAAGAAAAAATTCGGTATGGTACCGAGTAAATTTAAAAACGGGTAG
- a CDS encoding class I SAM-dependent methyltransferase: MTKIRKGIQTVNRKGEYLYCLKENTNHESVLTGEKTSETKLKADVVDALNIEPASRILDISFGPVPLVTELVNNMWKVHYFGLETAPELVAKATAVFADHINDRKALFELYDGKKVPYVVGFFHRVLHVSPAGEPVSKVVLREGYRVLTENGIMVLVHRPRGQFEEAVAVANTARATGFTVRDLKMFDMTGKGKLRAEGPEKYVITVLVKPGKHPERGSR, encoded by the coding sequence ATGACAAAAATCAGGAAAGGAATACAAACCGTAAACAGGAAGGGGGAATACCTGTACTGTTTAAAGGAGAACACTAATCATGAAAGCGTGTTGACCGGGGAAAAAACAAGTGAAACAAAGTTGAAGGCCGATGTGGTTGATGCCCTGAATATAGAACCGGCGTCCAGGATACTGGATATTTCATTCGGCCCTGTACCGTTGGTGACCGAATTGGTGAACAATATGTGGAAGGTACACTATTTCGGGCTGGAGACCGCCCCGGAACTCGTTGCGAAAGCAACCGCGGTGTTTGCCGACCACATTAATGACCGGAAAGCCCTTTTTGAATTGTATGACGGGAAGAAGGTCCCTTATGTAGTCGGGTTTTTTCACCGGGTTCTGCATGTTAGCCCGGCCGGGGAGCCGGTTTCGAAGGTAGTCCTCCGGGAAGGATACAGGGTGCTTACCGAAAACGGGATCATGGTTTTGGTACACCGCCCCCGCGGACAATTTGAGGAAGCTGTGGCCGTGGCAAACACGGCGAGGGCGACCGGGTTTACGGTTCGTGACCTTAAAATGTTTGACATGACAGGCAAGGGAAAGCTCCGTGCCGAAGGACCGGAAAAATATGTTATTACCGTACTGGTAAAACCGGGAAAACACCCGGAACGGGGTAGCCGGTGA